CAATTGCCCTGAGATGTACAACGTGTCGCCGTGGCGGATGGCCTGCGAGTAATGGCCGGCGGGCTTGGCGGCGTTGGGCGTCTGGATGATCTTCATGAGGCCTCGCTGAGCAGCGCGGCATACTTCTGGATGTCGACGTTGCCACCCGTGACGATAATCCCCACGCGTTGGCCCTTGAACCGGTCACCTTCGTTGAGCAATGCCGCCAACCCCAGGCAGCCGGTAGGCTCCACCACCAGTTTCATGCGCTGCATGAAGAACTTCATCGCCCCCACCAACTCGGCATCCGACACGGTGAGGATGTCGTTCACCTGGTCGCGGATGATCGGGAAGGTGTAGTCGCCCAAGTGTTGAGTCTGCGCACCATCGGCAATGGTAGCCGGTGTGTCGATATGCACGATGCTGCCGCTGCGAAACGAGCGTTGGCCGTCATTGCCGGCTTCGGGCTCGACGCCATACAGCAGGCAGTCGGGCGCCAGGGCGCGGGTACTCAGTGCGGTGCCCGAAAGCATTCCGCCGCCACCGAGGCCGACGAACAACGCATCCAGCCGGCCGGTGGTCTCCAGCAGTTCCTTGGCGGCGGTGCCTTGCTCGGCAAGGATGTGCGGATGGTCATAGGGCGGGATCAGGGTCAGGCCGTGTTCGGTGGCCAGGTTACGGCCGATCTGTTCACGGTCTTCGGTGAAACGGTCATACAGCACCACGCGTGCGCCATAGTCGCGGGTGGCCGCGACCTTGGCGGCCGGCGCATCGGTGGGCATTACGATGGTCGCCGGTATGCCCAACAACTGCGCTGCCAGGGCAATGCCTTGGGCGTGGTTGCCGGAGGAAAACGCCACCACACCGGCCTTGCGCTGCTGATCATCGAAGCGCGACAACGCGTTAAAAGCACCGCGAAACTTGAACGAGCCAGCCCTTTGCAGGTTTTCACACTTGATGAACACCTGGGCACCGGTCAGCGCATCGAGGGTGCGTGAGGTGAATACCGGCGTGTGGTGGGCGAAGCCTTCCAAACGTTGGGCGGCGGCGATGACGTCTTGGTAAGTCGGCAAATGCATGGGGAACGGACCTCAGTGGCTTGTCTAGATAAAATATCCACAACAAGACAAATAGTAAAGGTTCGTGTGTGCATGTTAGCGTTTCGGGCTTCTCTGACCGTTAGAGGATTAAACGTTGATCCGACTTACCGATTACATCGCCCCGATCTCTCAATCCTGCCTTGCGCCGTGGGCCGACCTGGCGCCTTGGGCACTGGTCACACAGGCGCCGGCCATCGTTCGCCAATTGTTGGCCGAACTGCCAGCCGACGAGTACGTCATCCAGGATGAAATCGCCATTCACCGTACCGCTACGGTCGAGGCGGGTGCCTTGCTCAAGCCGCCACTGATCATCGGTGCCCACTGTTTTATCGCCAGCGGCTCACTGCTGCGTGGCGGTTGCTGGTTGGATGAACACTGCATCATCGGTCCCGGCGCCGAGTTGAAGACGTCCTTCGTGTTCAGCGGCAGCAAGCTGGCGCACTTCAACTTTGTCGGTGATTCGGTGCTGGGGCAGGGGGTCAACCTGGAAGCGGGGAGCATCGTCGCCAACTACCGCAATGAGCGCGATGACAAAGAAGTGTTGGTACGAGTGGACGGGGCACTGCAACGCACCGGTTGCGACAAGTTTGGTGCGCTGCTCGGTGACCAGTGCCGGATCGGCGCCAATGCGGTATTGGCGCCAGGTGCGCTACTCAAGCCTGCCAGCGTGGTGGGGCGCGGGCAGGTGTTTGATGCAGAGAAAGACTAGAAGTCGGCAATAAACTGCACGCCGCCGACCACCGCACCGGTGGTTTGCGTCAGCCCGCCGGGATACTTCACGTACTGCAGGTTGGGCCGCACCATCAGCCACTTAGTCGCCTGCACGCCGTAGTTGATCTCGTAGCTGTATTCGCGGCGTTGCTCGGGCACGTACAGCGGGTCATCAGTGGCGGTTACGCCATTGGCGGCGTTGAGCATCTGCGTGTTACGGGTGTAGCGGTCGCTGACCTGCAGTTTCGACGCGCCAATACCAAAAGTGTCGTCTGGGCGTGAATCGAACGGGCCTCGGTAGATCAGGCCGACCTGAATCAGGTTTTTAATCACGCTCTTGTCCGGGTCATTCATCGTCAGGTTGGCGAATACGTTGAGCCCGCGCTTGTTGTTGCCGTCGACCGTGGTCAACTGCTGCTGGCCCGACAGCCACCAGCCGTCGTTGCTGGAATACATCCGATAGGGCTTTTGCGAGCTGGCGGCAAAGTTGCCGTCGGCGTCCTTGAGCATGTCCTTGGTGTCCGCGTTGGCATAGTAGTAACCCAGGTGGTATTCGGAGTTCAGCCCAGCTACCCGGCCCTTCCAGATGGCTTCGATGGGAAAACTGGTGCCTTGGGAGCCGCTGATGAAGGGTTTGAAGCCATTGCTGGCTTCGGCGTTGCCGGGGTTCTTGTCGTAGGCTCCGACCTGTACCGCAAACTCGTCGGAGAACTGGTACTTGGCGCGCACTGCCCACTGACTGATGGGGAAGCTGTTCCACACGCCATTCCAGTTGCCTTCCTGGGAACCGCACAGGGTCACGTTCTGGAATTCGCAGGGGAACTGATCGAAGTCTTCGCCATGGCCGAAGCGCCCCAGTTTCAAGGCGAATTTGCGCTCGAAGAATTTCTGCTCGTACCAGAACTGCGAGAGCCGCCAGGCATTGCCACCGCCGAACACTTCCATGGTGGAGGTCAGTCCAGTGGCGTTGGGCTGGTGCACGCGGTCGTTGGTGATGTCCTTGCCATGACGCTCGCCGATGCCGATGCGCAAGGTAGCGTCTTGCCAACCGAGCAGTTTTTGCAGGTCCATGTTCACACCGAGAATCAACTGGTCGCTCCAGCGTGCCGTGGTATGCGAGTTGTAGCCACCGCCGAGGTTGGAACCGACCTCGCCGACGTACTTGAGGGTGAAGTCATAGCCTTGCTCGGCCAGTTGCGGGCGCAGGCCGTTCCAGTCGCCGAGCATGGCGGGGGAGTTTGGGTCCAGTAAACCCGCGCTGAGGGCGCAGGTGGACATGGCGCTGCAGAGCAGGGCCAGGGGTAGGGTGATGCGCATGGAAAAGCTCCTTGGATTGTTGTTTTTATTGGGGTGGAACTCGAACTTCAGGCACACAGAGGCCCCTGTGGGAGCGGGCTTGCTCGCGAAAGCGGTGGTTCAGGCGTGAATCCTGTGACTGACACACTGCATTCGCGAGCAAGCCCGCTCCCACAGTGGAACTGTGGTGGTTGGAAGAGCGGGGTGTTACTGGAGGTTTACGTACAACCCGCCATCCACCAGCAACGACGCGCCGGTTACGTAGCGCGCCATGTCCGAGGCCAGGAATACGATGGGCCCGGCCACATCATCCGGCTCACCCAGGCGACCCAACGGCGTGCGTGAGGTCATGTAGGCGAGTTTTTCCTCATCGGCCAGGTCGTCCTTGTTGATGTCGGTGGCGATGGTGCCCGGCAGTACCGAGTTGCAGCGAATGCCGTACGGCCCCAGGGCAATTGCGCAGGATTGCATCAACGAATGCAGGCCGGCCTTGGTGGGTGTGTAATGGGTCTGCATGCCGCCGCCGACCAGGGCGCTGATGGAGCTGACGGCGATAATCGCGCCGCCGCGACCCTGGTTTTTCATCTGGTTGGCCGCTGCCTGTACGGCGAAGTAGGCGCCATTGAGGTTGGTGTTGACGGTTTTCAGGTAGACCTCGCGGGGCATGTCGAGGAACGAGTGGAACGGGCAGATGCCGGCGTTGTTGACGAACACATCGACGCTGCCGAAGGCTTTTACTGCGCCGGCCACCAGTTTGTCGCCGGTGTCCGGGTCGGCCGCGTCGCCGCCCACTTCAATGGCTATACCGCCGAACGCCTTTATCTCTTCGATCAACGAGTGCGCTGCCTCGGTGCCTTGGCCGCTGCCGCTATGGCCGATCACCACGCGGGCACCCTGGCGCGCACATTCACGGGCGGCGGCGCGGCCGATGCCACGGGAGGCGCCGGTGATGATCACGGTTTTGTCTGCAAGCAACATAAAACTCTCCTTCAAAAATAAGCGGCATCAGCCGAGATAATTGCCGTAGCCGACCATGGCGATCGCACCGAGGATCACCGCGATACCCGCCACCAGCACGCCTTTGTTGGCCGCACTGGTGCCGTGCCATTCGCGGAAATACAGGCCCCAGCAGTTGGACACGATGATGATGAACGACATGTGCAGTACCCAGGAGCTGGCGTCGTTCTGCAGGCGGCTTTCGCCCATGCCGTAGAAGAAAAACTGCAGGAACCACAGGGTGCCGGCAATCGCCACCAACAGATAGTTGCCCAGCAGCGGGGTGCTGCGGTCGGTGTAGTTATGGAAGGTGCGGTTGCGCCAATTCAGCCACAGGCACCAAATACCGTTGGTGGTGAGGCCGCCCCACATGATCACCATGAAGGTCACGTTGTTCTGGAACAGGCTGTTGGCACCGTGCTCTACAGCAGCGGCGGCCAGCGGTCGTCCGGCGGAAATGCCGTAGCTGAAACACGCACTCAGTACGCCGGAAATCACCGCCACCAGCATGCCCTTGCCCAGGGAGAATTCGCTGACACTGGCGAACTTCACCGCCTGGGACACTTCCCTTTCCTTGATCAGCCCGGCCTTGCCGCACACTGCAATACCGACCAGCGATACGGCCACGCCCCACAAAACCCAGTGCCCGCCTTGCGAGGCCAGCATCGCGGTCAGCGTACCTTCGGTTTCTGTAGTGAAGAGGTCGCGGTACAGCGCCGGCATCAATGCGCCGAGGGCCGAGGTGAGGCCCATGATCAGCGACATGCCCAGGGACAAGCCGAGGTAGCGCATGGTCAGGCCAAATGTCAGCCCGCCGATGCCCCACAACACGCCGAACAGGTAGGTCCAGAGCAGGGTGCTGGTGTCTGCGTTGCGCAGGATTTCCACCCAACCGGGCACCGTCAGTTGCGCCGCGATCAGCGGCACGATCAGCCAGGACACCAGGCCGCCGGTGATCCAGTAACTTTCCCAGGCCCAGCCGCGGACCTTCTTGTAGGGGATGTAGAAACTGCCGGAAGCGAAGCCGCCGATAAAGTGCAGAATCACACCAAGGAGAATGATTTCCACGTAGTCGAATCCTTTTTATTGTTGTTGTGCGTCGGTTGGATCAGGGGCGCGTCAGTTGGAACATGGGCAGCAGGTCAACACTGATCGGCGAGGCGTCTGCGTGGCTGGGCATGATGTCCTGCATGTAGGCCCACCAGCGCTGCATCAGTGCTGTACCGGGCAGCTCGTCCAGGCCGTGGACGTCTTCGTGGGTCAGCACGGCGAACAGCGCATTGCCCGGTTCATCGAAGAAAATCCGGTAATCCACCACACCCGCATCGAGCAGCGCCTGGGCCAGTTCGGGCCAGATGTCGTCGTGGCGCTTGCGGTATTCATCGGCCTGGCCGGGGTTGAGGTTCATGCGAAAGGCACGGGTCTGCATCACGGCGCTCCATGGTTGGGTGTGTAGATACGCACCGCGTTGTGCAGGAAGAATTTGGCTTGTACCGCCTCGGGTTTACCGGCCACGCAGCGCTTGACCAGGCCCAAGGTGGCGGCGAAATCCGCCAGGTGATAGCTGTTGGGCCAGTCACTGCCGAAGAAGCAGCGGTCTTCGCCGAAGGCTTCCCACAACACCGCCAAGCGATCGTTGTAGAACGCCGTGTCGGTGATCAAGCCTTGAGGGCCGAGCTGGGGAATCTCCGCCAGTTTGGCGAACACATTCGGGCGTTCGGGCCAGGCGCAGGAGGTCGGCGTGATAGGCCGCCTCTTCGCCTGATGGCACCTGGGCGTTGGGCAGGTGGTCGATGATGATGCGCAGCTCGGGCAGCCTATCGCTCAACTGCAACAGACCTTTGACAAGACGCGGATTCGGATTGGCGCTGTCCAGGCCACGGCCGCTGGCGGCGAGTTGGCGCAGGCCGTCGATAAAGCCAGGGCGCGCCTGGTCTTGCAGCAGGTCGCGATCCCACAGGTTGCCGTAGCGCAGGCCGAGAAACAGCGGCTCATTGGTCAACGCGTCGAGGTCGTTGGCGAAGTCGGCGTGCAGCGGGTCGAGGTTGCCGACAAAGCCGAGCATGCGCGGTTCGC
The genomic region above belongs to Pseudomonas azotoformans and contains:
- a CDS encoding SDR family NAD(P)-dependent oxidoreductase; its protein translation is MLLADKTVIITGASRGIGRAAARECARQGARVVIGHSGSGQGTEAAHSLIEEIKAFGGIAIEVGGDAADPDTGDKLVAGAVKAFGSVDVFVNNAGICPFHSFLDMPREVYLKTVNTNLNGAYFAVQAAANQMKNQGRGGAIIAVSSISALVGGGMQTHYTPTKAGLHSLMQSCAIALGPYGIRCNSVLPGTIATDINKDDLADEEKLAYMTSRTPLGRLGEPDDVAGPIVFLASDMARYVTGASLLVDGGLYVNLQ
- the rhaM gene encoding L-rhamnose mutarotase; this translates as MQTRAFRMNLNPGQADEYRKRHDDIWPELAQALLDAGVVDYRIFFDEPGNALFAVLTHEDVHGLDELPGTALMQRWWAYMQDIMPSHADASPISVDLLPMFQLTRP
- a CDS encoding amidohydrolase family protein, encoding MPLTAYSGPIIDSHLHLFDPRRPEGIPWPEPGNRLYAAHLPADYWALAAPHNVVGAIAVEASPWRDDNRWLLDTLRSEPRMLGFVGNLDPLHADFANDLDALTNEPLFLGLRYGNLWDRDLLQDQARPGFIDGLRQLAASGRGLDSANPNPRLVKGLLQLSDRLPELRIIIDHLPNAQVPSGEEAAYHADLLRLARTPECVRQTGGDSPARPSRLDHRHGVLQRSLGGVVGSLRRRPLLLRQ
- a CDS encoding LpxA family transferase, whose protein sequence is MIRLTDYIAPISQSCLAPWADLAPWALVTQAPAIVRQLLAELPADEYVIQDEIAIHRTATVEAGALLKPPLIIGAHCFIASGSLLRGGCWLDEHCIIGPGAELKTSFVFSGSKLAHFNFVGDSVLGQGVNLEAGSIVANYRNERDDKEVLVRVDGALQRTGCDKFGALLGDQCRIGANAVLAPGALLKPASVVGRGQVFDAEKD
- a CDS encoding carbohydrate porin, producing the protein MRITLPLALLCSAMSTCALSAGLLDPNSPAMLGDWNGLRPQLAEQGYDFTLKYVGEVGSNLGGGYNSHTTARWSDQLILGVNMDLQKLLGWQDATLRIGIGERHGKDITNDRVHQPNATGLTSTMEVFGGGNAWRLSQFWYEQKFFERKFALKLGRFGHGEDFDQFPCEFQNVTLCGSQEGNWNGVWNSFPISQWAVRAKYQFSDEFAVQVGAYDKNPGNAEASNGFKPFISGSQGTSFPIEAIWKGRVAGLNSEYHLGYYYANADTKDMLKDADGNFAASSQKPYRMYSSNDGWWLSGQQQLTTVDGNNKRGLNVFANLTMNDPDKSVIKNLIQVGLIYRGPFDSRPDDTFGIGASKLQVSDRYTRNTQMLNAANGVTATDDPLYVPEQRREYSYEINYGVQATKWLMVRPNLQYVKYPGGLTQTTGAVVGGVQFIADF
- the rhaT gene encoding L-rhamnose/proton symporter RhaT produces the protein MEIILLGVILHFIGGFASGSFYIPYKKVRGWAWESYWITGGLVSWLIVPLIAAQLTVPGWVEILRNADTSTLLWTYLFGVLWGIGGLTFGLTMRYLGLSLGMSLIMGLTSALGALMPALYRDLFTTETEGTLTAMLASQGGHWVLWGVAVSLVGIAVCGKAGLIKEREVSQAVKFASVSEFSLGKGMLVAVISGVLSACFSYGISAGRPLAAAAVEHGANSLFQNNVTFMVIMWGGLTTNGIWCLWLNWRNRTFHNYTDRSTPLLGNYLLVAIAGTLWFLQFFFYGMGESRLQNDASSWVLHMSFIIIVSNCWGLYFREWHGTSAANKGVLVAGIAVILGAIAMVGYGNYLG
- a CDS encoding amidohydrolase family protein, which encodes MITDTAFYNDRLAVLWEAFGEDRCFFGSDWPNSYHLADFAATLGLVKRCVAGKPEAVQAKFFLHNAVRIYTPNHGAP
- a CDS encoding threo-3-hydroxy-L-aspartate ammonia-lyase, with protein sequence MHLPTYQDVIAAAQRLEGFAHHTPVFTSRTLDALTGAQVFIKCENLQRAGSFKFRGAFNALSRFDDQQRKAGVVAFSSGNHAQGIALAAQLLGIPATIVMPTDAPAAKVAATRDYGARVVLYDRFTEDREQIGRNLATEHGLTLIPPYDHPHILAEQGTAAKELLETTGRLDALFVGLGGGGMLSGTALSTRALAPDCLLYGVEPEAGNDGQRSFRSGSIVHIDTPATIADGAQTQHLGDYTFPIIRDQVNDILTVSDAELVGAMKFFMQRMKLVVEPTGCLGLAALLNEGDRFKGQRVGIIVTGGNVDIQKYAALLSEAS